In one window of Methanomicrobiales archaeon DNA:
- a CDS encoding cation-transporting P-type ATPase, whose product MAEREIYHAMDTDEVLKRLDTTLQGISAEEARARLERFGRNVLEEEEINRFRIFLQQFRNFLVYILIGAAAISLFAADIKDFGLIVAIILVNGFIGYWQELRAETSIRALKKLTESKVTVVRDGQRIQVPSSELVPGDVIHLAEGDLVTADIRLFESAGLMVDEATLTGESIPVTKDSRILLGPEAQPYEMVNSVLAGTTVVRGSGSGFVVFTGHRTYLATIAEKAQESSPDSPFTRAIRHFSVRYAVLLIILLALVGTIGFLQGREAIGIAYLLVAQMVSAVPAGLPLVVTLVMVIGAVALSRKQTLTRHLPSVETLGSATVIASDKTGTITEGRLAVQDVYALNPDDLVLAAALCNDAREGMGDPIDVALSRWAADYAALRKRYPRTWVFPFDTSMKLMAAANDVGGTRRFFIKGAFEELAKRAENPERLPELEERLRAMAGAGLRVLAFGAGDWHGEDPDMWRYDIVGLVGFLDPPKEGVREAVLTARKAGIHVTMITGDYPLTARAIAAAVGIWKEGETVLTGREIESLSDGELFAALKTSTVLARVLPEHKYRVVRVLQDRGEIVAVSGDGVNDVPALKAADLGIAMGSGTEAAKSVAKMVIVDNNLRVIVDAIRNGRVIVHNVRKVIYYLLSTSITEVALISTTIFAGLPLPLFPIQILWINLVTDGVQDKFFPFIKEEGDMMNRPPTPPQRQFFDRRQITRILLFGLVMGIASFLLFEHLLRQFPYENAVAILFTAFVGFQWFNGIQAQKEREPFFMNVRRSLTINPLIFLGVLIGLVLQLIAIYLVPGWFNAVPLAPSQWAYVALLSVIAFALVELIKWVEYCVDRDARRPG is encoded by the coding sequence ATGGCTGAGCGAGAGATATACCATGCAATGGACACCGATGAGGTACTCAAACGGCTCGATACAACCCTTCAGGGGATTTCTGCAGAGGAAGCCCGTGCCAGGCTCGAGAGGTTCGGCCGAAATGTCCTCGAGGAAGAGGAGATCAACCGCTTCCGGATCTTTCTCCAGCAGTTCCGGAATTTTCTCGTCTACATTCTCATCGGTGCCGCCGCCATCTCCCTGTTCGCCGCGGATATCAAGGACTTCGGACTCATCGTCGCGATCATCCTGGTCAACGGATTCATTGGATACTGGCAGGAACTCCGTGCCGAGACATCCATCCGGGCCCTGAAGAAACTCACCGAGAGCAAAGTCACCGTCGTGCGGGATGGGCAACGTATCCAGGTGCCGTCCTCGGAGCTCGTCCCGGGGGATGTCATCCACCTCGCAGAAGGGGATCTCGTCACCGCGGACATCCGTCTCTTCGAGAGCGCCGGGCTGATGGTCGATGAGGCGACGCTCACCGGCGAGTCGATCCCGGTCACCAAGGACAGCCGCATCCTCCTGGGCCCCGAGGCGCAGCCGTACGAGATGGTCAACAGCGTGCTGGCAGGCACGACCGTCGTGCGGGGATCGGGAAGCGGATTTGTAGTCTTCACCGGTCACCGCACCTACCTTGCCACCATTGCGGAGAAGGCGCAGGAGTCGTCCCCGGATAGCCCCTTTACGCGGGCGATTCGTCACTTCTCCGTACGGTATGCCGTGCTCCTGATCATCCTTCTCGCCCTGGTCGGGACGATAGGGTTCCTGCAGGGAAGGGAGGCGATCGGCATCGCCTACCTCCTGGTCGCCCAGATGGTCTCCGCCGTGCCGGCGGGGCTGCCCCTCGTGGTCACCCTGGTGATGGTGATCGGGGCGGTCGCCCTCAGCCGCAAGCAGACCCTGACCCGGCATCTCCCGTCCGTGGAGACGCTCGGGAGCGCCACGGTGATCGCCTCCGACAAGACCGGCACGATCACCGAGGGGCGGCTGGCCGTGCAGGACGTTTATGCCCTCAATCCCGACGACCTCGTCCTGGCGGCGGCGCTCTGCAACGACGCCCGCGAGGGCATGGGCGACCCCATCGATGTCGCCCTCTCCCGCTGGGCCGCAGACTATGCTGCGCTGCGGAAGCGCTACCCCCGCACCTGGGTCTTCCCGTTCGATACGTCGATGAAGCTGATGGCAGCGGCAAACGATGTGGGCGGCACACGGCGGTTCTTCATCAAGGGGGCGTTCGAGGAGCTGGCAAAACGCGCGGAGAACCCTGAACGGCTTCCCGAACTGGAGGAGCGGCTCAGGGCGATGGCCGGGGCGGGACTGCGGGTGCTGGCCTTCGGTGCGGGGGACTGGCACGGCGAGGATCCCGATATGTGGCGCTACGATATCGTGGGCCTCGTCGGGTTCCTGGATCCCCCCAAGGAGGGGGTGCGCGAGGCGGTCCTCACCGCTCGAAAGGCGGGCATCCACGTGACGATGATCACCGGCGACTATCCGCTGACAGCCCGGGCGATCGCCGCCGCGGTCGGGATCTGGAAGGAGGGGGAGACAGTGCTGACCGGCAGAGAGATCGAGTCCCTGAGCGACGGCGAACTCTTCGCCGCTCTCAAGACATCAACGGTGCTTGCACGGGTGCTTCCCGAGCATAAGTACAGAGTGGTGCGGGTTCTCCAGGACCGGGGCGAGATCGTCGCGGTGAGCGGCGACGGGGTGAACGATGTCCCGGCGCTGAAGGCTGCCGACCTCGGGATCGCGATGGGCTCCGGGACCGAGGCGGCAAAAAGCGTCGCCAAGATGGTGATCGTGGACAACAACCTGCGGGTGATCGTCGATGCGATCCGGAACGGGCGGGTGATCGTCCATAACGTGCGGAAGGTGATCTACTATCTCCTCTCCACCTCGATCACCGAAGTGGCGCTCATCAGCACGACCATCTTTGCCGGGCTCCCGCTCCCCCTGTTCCCCATCCAGATCCTCTGGATCAATCTGGTGACGGACGGCGTCCAGGACAAGTTCTTCCCGTTCATAAAAGAGGAAGGGGACATGATGAACCGCCCCCCGACGCCTCCCCAGCGGCAGTTCTTCGATCGCCGCCAGATAACGAGGATCCTGCTCTTCGGGCTGGTGATGGGCATCGCCAGCTTCCTGCTCTTCGAACACCTGCTCCGGCAGTTTCCCTACGAGAACGCTGTCGCGATCCTCTTCACCGCATTCGTGGGATTCCAGTGGTTCAACGGCATCCAGGCGCAGAAGGAGCGCGAACCCTTCTTCATGAACGTGCGCCGCAGCCTGACGATCAACCCTCTCATCTTCCTCGGGGTGTTGATCGGGCTCGTCCTGCAGCTGATCGCCATCTACCTGGTTCCCGGCTGGTTCAACGCCGTGCCCCTGGCCCCGTCGCAGTGGGCGTATGTCGCCCTCCTCTCCGTCATCGCCTTTGCGCTCGTGGAGCTGATCAAGTGGGTGGAGTACTGTGTGGACAGGGATGCGAGAAGACCTGGCTGA
- a CDS encoding response regulator, which translates to MERKEILLIEDDTASARLTGEALRESAVPCTLTVVRDGMEAMAYLKKEGDFSGTPLPDLILMDINLPRKSGWEVLREIRADARLQHIPVVVMTGMDPGDRTPLEELGISRFIVKPGDLDGYFRCIQSILDVI; encoded by the coding sequence ATGGAGCGAAAAGAGATCCTGCTCATCGAGGACGACACGGCGTCTGCCCGCCTCACCGGCGAGGCGCTCCGCGAGTCGGCGGTGCCGTGCACCCTCACGGTCGTCCGGGACGGCATGGAGGCGATGGCGTACCTGAAGAAGGAGGGCGATTTTTCCGGAACTCCCCTGCCCGATCTCATCCTGATGGACATCAACCTCCCTCGGAAGAGCGGCTGGGAGGTGCTCCGGGAGATCCGAGCAGACGCCCGCCTGCAGCATATCCCTGTCGTGGTGATGACGGGAATGGATCCGGGGGACCGCACTCCCCTGGAGGAGCTCGGAATCAGCCGCTTCATCGTCAAGCCCGGCGATCTCGACGGATACTTCCGCTGCATCCAGTCCATCCTGGACGTCATCTGA
- a CDS encoding sodium/glutamate symporter, whose product MNMEVTMVSIAMVALLLLLLLGHFVRNRVGVLRSLFLPSSIVAGLLAVLIGPQVLGAIITHFMGPAAPLGGGLLPGQVLEVWSEIPVLLISVVFATLFLGKTIPNLREILSIAGPVVTYGQVVAWGQYVCGILLSLLILTPIFGLPPMAGALIEISFEGGHGTAAGLSPSFTALGFEEGVDLALGLATVGVVMGVVLGIVLVNWAVRSGIAGVPRAGGSPEEGEISIELKPVNPFEEKEYPDIAVEPLSIHLGIVALAIAIGWILLQLLIYGEELSRNLTGFPDFELMRYIPLFPLAMIGGVVLQIALGRVGLRDRVNRALVNQISGTALDILILAAVATLSLAIIEKHFIPFLILAITGIAWNTLAFLYLSPRLIRRYWFERGIPNFGQGMGMTATGLLLARMADPDDRTLTVESFGYKQLLFEPIVGGGLFTAASLPLIFRFGPVAMLGLTAALMIAWLLVGYFAFIRGRG is encoded by the coding sequence ATGAACATGGAAGTGACGATGGTCTCTATCGCCATGGTGGCGCTCCTGCTCCTGCTGCTCCTGGGCCATTTCGTGCGGAACAGGGTGGGCGTTCTGCGCTCTCTCTTTCTGCCGAGTTCGATCGTCGCCGGGCTCCTCGCCGTTCTCATCGGCCCCCAGGTTCTCGGCGCCATCATCACGCACTTCATGGGCCCGGCTGCGCCCCTCGGCGGCGGTCTCCTTCCAGGACAGGTTCTGGAGGTATGGTCAGAGATTCCTGTGCTCCTCATCAGCGTGGTGTTTGCAACCCTCTTTCTCGGGAAGACGATTCCCAACCTGCGGGAGATCCTGTCCATCGCCGGGCCCGTCGTGACCTACGGGCAGGTGGTTGCCTGGGGGCAGTATGTCTGTGGCATCCTCCTCTCTCTCCTGATCCTGACACCCATCTTCGGCCTTCCGCCGATGGCCGGAGCGCTCATCGAGATCAGTTTCGAGGGCGGGCACGGAACCGCGGCCGGCCTATCCCCCTCCTTCACGGCGCTGGGATTTGAGGAGGGTGTTGACCTTGCCCTCGGGCTGGCAACGGTCGGGGTGGTCATGGGAGTGGTCCTCGGGATCGTCCTGGTGAACTGGGCTGTCCGTTCGGGGATCGCAGGGGTCCCCCGGGCAGGGGGCTCTCCGGAGGAGGGAGAGATCTCGATCGAACTCAAACCTGTGAACCCATTTGAAGAGAAAGAGTACCCCGATATCGCCGTCGAGCCCCTGTCCATCCACCTGGGGATCGTTGCCCTGGCAATCGCCATCGGCTGGATCCTTCTCCAGCTCCTCATCTACGGGGAAGAGCTGTCGCGGAACCTGACGGGTTTTCCAGACTTCGAACTGATGCGGTACATCCCCCTCTTTCCCCTTGCCATGATCGGCGGTGTCGTCCTGCAGATTGCGCTCGGCCGCGTGGGGCTGAGAGACCGCGTGAACCGGGCCCTGGTGAACCAGATCTCCGGTACCGCCCTCGACATACTTATCCTCGCCGCCGTCGCCACGCTGTCGCTGGCGATCATCGAGAAGCACTTCATTCCGTTCCTCATCCTTGCCATTACAGGAATCGCCTGGAACACCCTTGCGTTCCTCTACCTTTCGCCCAGACTGATCCGCAGGTACTGGTTCGAGCGGGGCATTCCGAACTTCGGGCAGGGAATGGGTATGACCGCTACGGGCCTGCTCCTTGCACGGATGGCGGATCCGGACGACCGTACCCTGACGGTGGAGAGTTTCGGCTATAAGCAGCTCTTGTTCGAGCCGATCGTGGGGGGCGGGCTCTTCACAGCCGCCTCGCTGCCGCTGATCTTCCGGTTCGGGCCCGTGGCGATGCTGGGACTGACGGCGGCCCTGATGATCGCCTGGCTCCTTGTCGGATACTTCGCGTTCATCCGCGGGCGAGGGTGA
- a CDS encoding Hsp20/alpha crystallin family protein → MTWRGTPFGIWGEFDDRAPEVQRRLREQKEAFGIPRKPVETGKERGSSAEGGGDVHVDIRESPDEMAVAVSIPPSQELGLAIRLLDRRTLRIEGGSGSGTKGDLRQPIRTVFLPAEVTAEGARARFDGGLLEVRLKKSMDMRGEIPLEHGRPPPRG, encoded by the coding sequence ATGACGTGGAGAGGAACCCCCTTTGGAATCTGGGGCGAATTCGACGATCGGGCTCCCGAGGTGCAGCGGCGGCTCCGGGAGCAGAAAGAGGCGTTCGGTATCCCGCGGAAGCCGGTGGAGACAGGCAAAGAACGCGGGTCTTCGGCGGAGGGTGGCGGGGACGTGCACGTGGATATCCGGGAGTCCCCGGATGAGATGGCGGTTGCCGTGAGCATTCCTCCGTCGCAGGAGCTGGGGCTCGCCATCCGTCTCCTCGACCGCAGGACGCTGCGTATCGAGGGCGGAAGCGGATCCGGGACGAAGGGCGATCTCCGCCAGCCGATCCGGACCGTATTCCTGCCGGCAGAGGTGACGGCGGAGGGTGCCCGCGCCCGCTTCGACGGGGGTCTGCTCGAGGTGCGCCTGAAGAAGTCCATGGACATGCGCGGAGAGATCCCTCTCGAGCACGGGCGGCCCCCACCCCGGGGATAG
- a CDS encoding PAS domain-containing protein translates to MRQTKGGKTGRAVSALFEEMRLHLRELSELAGTPSPGSDARILELLGRFSRALEEVRSISRSRSSDPVEDCISLLNAAFENVPEGIIVTDSNPCILVANAAAERILGRPLNRGMDLQSRIELPFTYGKKIPYTLSDLPTIWSVYHGEPVCNVEMVLSRTGGDPLRIVAHCIPILNEEKEVTGAATIVQDVTRRAPAGGQIAPPSPAQV, encoded by the coding sequence ATGAGACAGACCAAGGGTGGTAAGACAGGTCGTGCCGTCTCAGCGCTCTTCGAGGAGATGAGGTTGCACCTCCGGGAACTGTCCGAACTGGCGGGAACGCCATCCCCCGGTTCGGATGCGCGGATTCTGGAGTTGCTCGGCAGGTTCTCGCGGGCGCTCGAAGAGGTGCGTTCGATCTCCCGATCCAGATCTTCGGATCCCGTGGAAGACTGCATATCTCTGCTGAATGCCGCTTTCGAGAACGTGCCAGAAGGCATTATTGTGACCGACAGCAATCCCTGCATCCTGGTGGCGAACGCGGCCGCCGAACGGATCCTGGGAAGGCCGCTGAACCGCGGCATGGACCTCCAGAGCCGGATCGAGCTTCCGTTCACCTACGGCAAGAAGATACCCTACACGCTCAGCGATCTCCCGACCATCTGGTCCGTCTACCACGGGGAGCCGGTCTGCAACGTGGAGATGGTGCTGTCGCGCACGGGAGGGGACCCGCTCCGGATCGTGGCGCACTGCATCCCGATCCTGAACGAGGAGAAGGAGGTGACGGGAGCGGCCACGATCGTCCAGGACGTCACCCGCCGCGCCCCCGCCGGCGGGCAGATCGCGCCGCCGTCTCCGGCGCAGGTATGA